The Sorex araneus isolate mSorAra2 chromosome 9, mSorAra2.pri, whole genome shotgun sequence genomic interval gcgatgcacaggggtcacccctggctcatgcactcaggaatcatccctggcggtgctcaggggaccatatgggatgctgggattctaacccgggtcggccacgtgcaaggcaaacgccctaccgatgtgctatcactccagccctcctcactttattctttaaaacaaaagcaaacacttgGCAGTCCTTACTCGGATAACTGCAGAACTGACAGCTTGacaagcacgcacacacaagTTCTCCCTGGGACTAGTGTGGAATCCCTGACCTAGTAGGCTTTCTGTtcgagggccacacctggcggtgctcaggggtcactcggaccatatgcggtgccagggatcaaacccagatcagcaagtgcaaggcaagtgccccgcccactgtactgtcactccggccccttgttATTAAGAACAGTCGAGGTGGATATTTCTCACGGCAGTTTGAGAAATAAGCTGAAATTGAACTTTTGTCctaaaataaaggagaaagaaacgaTTTGAAAGCAGTCCTGAAAGATATCGGCTGCTAGACTTCAGGGTTCTATGCAAGTCATCTTTCCAGAGTTGTCAGTTGCCCAAATTGTTCGActtattttttgattttctgCCCACACTGACTATAAAGCTCAGTGGCAGCTCCGcctggttctcagggatcactcctggctgtgcttgggggacccttggGGGTGCacgggatcgaaccctggttggctgtgtacaaagcaagcacctgacccatgTACTAAGCTTTTGGCCCATGATCcatgatttaattattaaagtaaaattcaaATGATTTAACACTACCTAATGCTgtacatatttttgtatttagtgttctgtattatttttatttgggtatattcagagatcactcttgcaCTTAATTTTCAGGCCTCTTTTGAGGCAAAACAGTTCCTCTGGCCTCGATGGGTTTTATCTCATTTGCATGGCACGGACTACTCTGTTAGGATTTTCGGGCCCTCCTGGCTGCATGGTGCTGCGGACCTTTTATATGGCAGAGGGGAGTGAGCCCACGGCTCCTGCATGCACAGTCGGTGCTCCAGCCCTCGGAGTAGTCttgccctcccccttcccccagcacaggcttttttttctttgtggaagGGGGACAGACTCATCATTCTGTCATTTACTAGATCACTTAGATGAAAATCTTAGggaatatttaaattgtttttctgtttcctttataCTAAATACCAGATGAATATTGTTGAAACATTGTGCCAACTGGCCAACTGTTCATAGACTATTACATCATTTAGATTTATcggatctttgattttttttttttaattaagggttttttttccttttttttttttgttactcctggtggtgctcagaggaccatacaggatgccagggatcgaaaccaggcaaatgcccagcccactgtactcTTGTTTGGTTCCCTACGGCAATATCCAAAAGTTAACAAAAAACCCTTGTAAAAGCAAAAGGAATGCAGAGTACAGAGGGCAAGTGCACAGGCAGCTGGCCGgggcctgaccccccccccccccccccgcacctcccctgagcaccgccacaagtgatgcctgagtacagatccaACCCCTGAGcgttggtgggtgtggcccccaaacccgcTCTTCCCTGCCCGCCTCCCTACCCGCCAAAAGAGTCTCTTGTGCCTTCTGTGCAGTGACCCCTACCTGTTTCCTGGGGAACAAAGCAGCTCCTGGTTTCCCAACGTGTGGGGCTCACTGCTAGTTCCACTGGTCAGGGCAGAGGACAGGGTCATGACATCGTGATCCAGTACCTGGAAAAGCTTTCGTTCTGATTATTttgtcacgcctggcagtgctggagggattagtatgtggtgccagggaacgaACTTGGGCCTCCCACATGTACAGCCCGCATTCCAGCCCGTTGAGATCTCCTTTGCCCCCGGAAAAGCTTGTCAAAGGCAATAGTTGGCTCTGAAGCTCCCTAACCACTTACTGCTCCCCTGACCACTGACCACTTCTGATAAGGGGCACTGACCACTTCTGACAAGGGGACGTTTAAGAGATGGAACTGGTGACTCATTCATTTGTCTCTTTCCACGCTGGCAGATGCTGAGGGTTGGAAAAGCAAAAGCAGACGCGTGGCCCAAAGCTGCTCCAAAGAAAGGTGAGAAGGGGCGGAGTGTCCTGTTCCTGCTCCGAGGCATGTTTCTCCCTCCCTTGTCGCGGTCTGCTGGTGGTGTCCGCTAGGAACTGGCACTCCCGCTGCGGCGCTTCCTGGGCGTTCCACATTCCGGGGCCGCACTCTGAGTGCCCCCGGCCACGCTGCTGGGAGCGGGGTGCCCACAGGCATCAGACTCGGGGCTCCTGAGCTCAGTGGCAGGCACTCTTTGCCCGAGCCATCCCCGGGCAGTACGGGGGCCCAGGGATGCCCGGGCACTGTGAGCCCTTTAGAACGCAACGGGCTCTAGACTGGTCGGTAGAGCTGTAATCGTGACACTGGTGTTTTCGTAGATGAAAACAGCCTAGTTCCTCCGGCCCCTGTGGACAGCGACGGGGAGAGCGACAACTCAGACCGTGTTCCCGTGCCCAGTTTCCAGAATTCCTTCAGCCAAGCCATTGAAGCAGCCTTCATGAAACTGGACACACCGGCGACCTCTGACCCCCTCTCTGGTAAAGGGGCAAAGAATGGGAAGCCAGCTGTCCCGCCACGCACACGGCTGGTCCTCCTCACCAGCTGGGCGCCTCTCCCTCTGAACTGCTCGGCTCAGTGTCGTGCCAACCGGCATTCCGTGTAGAATGTCACATGGCAACTTTTTGCCATCCCCTAACTTTCTTGAGGCCCAGGTGTGAAATTTTTCCTTCCGCTACATGGAGAGTTAAGTACTCCCGCCTACATTTTAGAATAGGTCTGGAGACTCTCCTGGCCGGGAGCCAGGCGGGAAGCCCCTTCCCACACCGGTGTTCATGGTTTGGCAAAAGGGACACACCTCTGTGGGGCTTTAGCGTGCCAGGCCTGTAGTAGATTTTATTGTCATTCATCAGATTACATAGGCACAACCCATAGGTTACAGTCAGACATGAacagggacaaaaaaaaaaattgcaaacccTGGCAGTATTTATGGATTGGCGTTTACatccaggattttattttatttttgctttttgggtcacacccggtgaggcataggggttactcctggctctgcactcaggaatcatccctggtggtgctcagggcaccatatgggatgctgggaatcgaacctgggtcggccgcgtgcaaggcaaacgccctacccgctgtgctatcactccagcccctgcatccaGGATTTCTTGATTCTAGAGCCTGCACTCCTAACTGCCACCGATGTTCAGTAATGAAAACGGGACGGAGGTTTGGGAAGGGGGCCTAGCATTCTAAGCGACATTCTCTTGTGTTTCTAtttagaagaaaaaggaggaaagaaaagaaaaaaacagaagcagaagcTCCTCTTCAGCACCTCAGTCGTCCATACCAAGTGACACTACTGGCCCAGCCTACCTTCTCCATCTGTTTTTTCCCTGTGCTTTTGATTTGCTGCtgtaattttaagtattttgagtTTGAACAGATTagctctggggggagggggtttccACAACATAAGGGGGaaccaagaaaattttaaatacagtgtaTTTTCCAGCTTCCCGTCTTTACACCAAAATAAAGTATTGCCACTCACAAGAGATCTTTTCCTGCCAAGGATTTTAGTTTGTTGCCAGGTTAGTCTTTTTTTTGGCCCGCGTGTGATTAGTTTTCCTCCCGGCCGTCCCCGGAGCAGCCCGGCGCACTCGGCTGGCCTCCGCGTCGGGCACGGGGGTTTCAGAACACCtgagtttgctttttaaaaacgtgtttttgttttttttccttgatcCCATCTGTTCAGTTCTCTCCTCTTGTTCAAGAAACAGGGATGGGAGTAAAATGGATTTAGGTCACCCAGCCTGAATTGCAGTTTCCCTTCTGAAACTGTCAGGCTGCGGTGCCAGCCGTGGGTTACACTGCGCGCTggctggcagggcagggcaggcgtggcggaggcagggaggaagcccGGCCCTGCCACCTCCAGGCCAGGTTTCATTGCCAGTGACCGGAGTTGTAGGAACTGAGTGTGTGACACCTGGAGGCCAAGCAGAGCAGGTCcgtgagcaggggaggggggctgccctctgccccccagggcccagagcaggggagggggctgccctctgctccccagggccagagcaggCTTGTCTCGGTTTAAGCTGAATTGGATGTGAATTCTTTTGCTGCTTAATAAAAGTAACCTCTAGGTGTAATAGAGTGTGAAGGTAAATAGTTACAATAAATCACCTGCACAAGCATtgtgaactgtttttttttttcccttttttctttttaaaacccaTTTCACATCATCTGGACCAGTGTTTTCTCAACTGGGGATCCCCAGGATATTCCGAGGAGGCCCTAGCATCAAGGCCAGGGGACCGATGGGTAGGACAGGGAAGGTATCGGGTCAGAAGAGGGCCACGGTCAGAAAAAAAGGTCGAGAATCACTGATCTAGACATTATTTTGACATAGGTTGAATGACATCTATGGTGAACTTGAGCAGCTCTGCCAAGGAAAAGGGTACTTAAGGTGGGCTTAGGCAGGGGAGGGGCCTCGAGGGAGTGCTAGGGGTCAGAGCCAGGACCCCTCATACATACAAAGTTCTACTGCTGTTctaccacatccccagccctttgtgtgtgtgtgttgcttaaGACTTTTTAATATCCATTTTTACAATgtgtaaaatttgtttttataatcaAACTGAGCAGTTTTTATCCCAGTCCATTTCTCCATAATAAAATGCATACCAAAGTCccttgtatgattttttttctttttgacttttgggccacacttgctaGTGTAGGGtacagaggctgctcctggcttactGCTAGGACTGAACCTGGGATTCCGGGATGCAGAAACACGCACTCCAGGATGAGGCTGTCTCAGGGGTCGCTCCTATATGTAACAGATGCATGAATATTACTGAGGCCCCCCCTCCTCAGCTCTGGGTTGGAGCACCCTCATACCCCCAGTAGAGTTCTCATGTAGGAGTTCCTCAGTTTCAGCTCAGCACTGCAGGAAAAGTCACCTATTAAATTCAACAAATCgttaggatcccctgagcccaccaggagtgatcggctacagcagagccaggagtaacccccaagcacagcctggtgtTCGGCCCTCACCTCCCCACAGTCAAACTTCACAAGTTATTTCCCTCCAATTCCTAAAGGTGTGGCAGTTTCAGATCGGAAAGGTACCAGACAGGGGGccagatgatagtacagcaagtagggttctGCCTTGTGCGACCccagcttgattcctggcaccccataccatcccccgagcaccaccaggagtaattacccaggtgcagagccaggagtaaaacctgagcatcgccaggtgtaaccccaaaacaaaaaaggtaccAGGCAGTAGATAAGGCACTGCCCCAGGAAGCTACCAGGAGCCGGGGGGCTGCTGCTCCCTTCAGGAGGATGTCAGATGACTCTTCAGAGTGCAAGGACTACATCTTTTAGTTGTGTTTCATTtgggcaccacacccagtggtgctcaggggaccctaaggggagCCAGAGATTGAGACAAGCTCAGCACACTAGGAAAATTAAGACTTTCCAAGGATCTTAAAGTTTTTTTGATCAGTACTGAGACTACTTAGAAatttcccccacaccccatcctttcatttttggttttggggccctcacccaacagtgcttgggatttactccgggctctgttcaggaatcactcctggaggtgctcaagggaacacGCAGTGCTAAGGAACCAGGGTCtgcggcatgtaaggcaagtaccttacctgctatactatcttcccaGCTCCTGGCAGCCCCTGTTTTGCTCAAGAAGTTTTAGTGTGACTGGTTAAATATGTACAGAAACCAAACAGTTACTGATGAaacaaatttatgttttaaaacattcACTTGCTGGGTCTCACCCCAGAGTGTCAGAGCTGGGCTCTACGTGGCCTGCTTTGCTCGGCGGAAATGGGTGTGTATCAAATAATAAGTCCAGAACCAGTCTTCCCAGTCGGAGACGGGAGGAGAGACTGGACCAAGCATGAATTTCTGAAGTATGCTAAATGCTGCAGAAGCGAAATACATTTATTAAACCTATTCTCGGCCAGACAACTAGATACAAAAATTAACTACAGGGGGTTCAGTAGAGCCACTGAAACAGTGAGGAAAGGGGCGACTCTGGTTTTGGTGCGTCGTCTGCTCGAGCTGCAAAAAACATTCTGGTGATCAGCGATTCGGTCCAGACAAGCATGTCCTGTTCCAGTATGGAGCCCAGGGGGCACCGTGGAGCCTGTCCTGGCTCACTCCATCGCTTCCACAGCGTCTTCGCCCCCGCTCTCCGAAAGCTCTTCCTCTCCCGACCCCTCCTCCAGCAGGCAGCTTCTCGTGACGGACTTCTGAATCGCTTCCCGCTCTCCTGGAGAAAGGCAGTTCCGGCAAGAACGATCCTTCGGGGGTGAGCTCTTCCTCAAGCAGGGGCAGGCCCCTACCCGGCGGACTCGGGCTCCTGTGACTTACCTGGGTCGGTGCAGTGCTGCAACAAGACCAACAGCTGCCTCCTGTTGTACTGAATCAGGAACTTCTGACAGGTTCTGATTGtacctggggtgccagagagctGCAGTCAACAGTGTGTGAAAGCTACCTGCCGCTAGGTGGTGGAAAGCACCCCGTTCTCAGCAGTTCAGCAAGACCCACCCGCTGGTCAAGACTCAACTCAAGGGGccggaggatagcacagcaggcagggagcttgccttgtatgcggctgaccccagttcaacccccggcaccacatatggtcccctgaactccaccaggagtgatccccaagcgtCGAGCCAGAGTTAAAACTGAGTACGGCTGGGTTATGGTTCAACCCTCCAAATGACAACTCATCCTCCCACCATCCATGAAAGGACTAGAACTTTCTATCCAGCTCTCGTCCCCCAGGCTCCGGTGGACTCCACCTGTTAACTGAAAATCAGTCGTAGCACATACACTTACCTCCCACGTGTAAGGTGTTGAGAAAACAGGGGTAACGGTGTCCTTTGTTCTCCAAGTATGTGATAAAGGGAAGAGCTGACCACACAAGCTGGTAGAATTCTTTCCGGCAGCGAAGGAGTACGATGCCAGTATAGGCGTTGAGGTAGCGAACTATGGAGAGTGGGGGTGGGTATGTTGGGTGAGAGTGGTGGAAAACTTTGGATTGATAGGAGCAGGTTAAATCCAGGATAAAGGGGGcaagagacagtataggggtagggcacttgccgtggaca includes:
- the POP5 gene encoding ribonuclease P/MRP protein subunit POP5, producing MVRFKHRYLLCELVSDDPRCRLSLEDRVLCNLVRDTIARVHGTFGAAACSIGFAVRYLNAYTGIVLLRCRKEFYQLVWSALPFITYLENKGHRYPCFLNTLHVGGTIRTCQKFLIQYNRRQLLVLLQHCTDPGEREAIQKSVTRSCLLEEGSGEEELSESGGEDAVEAME